In Arachis hypogaea cultivar Tifrunner chromosome 2, arahy.Tifrunner.gnm2.J5K5, whole genome shotgun sequence, a genomic segment contains:
- the LOC112734139 gene encoding auxin-responsive protein SAUR32, whose product MGHGEKISPRSFHLHRHLLQHGEKNNNNINNSSNKVFKDVIPKGFMAIKVGQGEEQQRFVVPVIYFNHPLFMQLLKEAEEEYGFDQKGTITIPCHVAEFRNVSGLIDREKSFHNHHHHHHVGCFGF is encoded by the coding sequence ATGGGTCATGGAGAAAAGATCAGTCCAAGGAGCTTCCATTTGCATCGCCACCTCCTCCAACATGGtgagaagaacaacaacaacatcaacaacagTAGCAACAAAGTGTTTAAGGATGTTATTCCAAAAGGGTTTATGGCAATAAAGGTAGGTCAAGGTGAAGAACAACAAAGGTTTGTTGTTCCTGTTATATACTTCAACCACCCACTCTTCATGCAATTATTGAAGGAAGCTGAAGAAGAGTATGGTTTTGATCAGAAAGGAACCATAACTATACCTTGCCATGTTGCAGAATTCAGGAACGTTAGCGGCTTGATTGATAGGGAAAAGAGTttccataatcatcatcatcatcaccatgttGGTTGCTTTGGTTTTTAG
- the LOC112734157 gene encoding CDPK-related kinase 3 isoform X2, with protein sequence MMTTAIAIEDVRREVKILKALSGHKHLIKFHDAFEDANNVYIVMELCEGGELLDRILSRGGKYPEEDAKAIVLQILSVVAFCHLQGVVHRDLKPENFLFTSKSEDADMKLIDFGLSDFIRTDERLNDIVGSAYYVAPEVLHRSYSVEADIWSIGVITYILLCGSRPFWARTESGIFRSVLRADPNFEDLPWPSVSAEAKDFVKRLLNKDYRKRMTAVQALTHPWLRDENRAIPLDILVYKLVKSYIHATPFRRAALKALSKALTEDEFPYLRAQFKLLEPNRDGHVLLDNFKMALIRHATDAMRESKVLDIIHAMEPLAYRKMDFEEFCAAAVSIYQLESLEKWEDIASNAFEHFEREGNRVISVEELARELNLGPSAYSVLRDWIRNSDGKLNLLGYTKFLHGVTPRSSNPRQHR encoded by the exons ATG ATGACGACGGCGATAGCAATAGAAGATGTTCGGAGAGAGGTGAAGATCTTAAAAGCTCTATCTGGCCATAAGCATCTGATCAAATTTCATGATGCTTTTGAGGATGCCAACAATGTGTACATAGTAATGGA ATTGTGTGAAGGCGGGGAGCTTCTTGACAGGATTTTGTCAAG GGGAGGAAAGTATCCGGAGGAGGATGCCAAAGCTATAGTTTTGCAGATTCTAAGCGTAGTTGCTTTTTGTCATCTTCAGGGCGTCGTGCACCGTGACCTAAAACCGGAG AATTTCCTCTTTACTTCAAAAAGTGAAGATGCTGATATGAAGCTTATCGATTTCGGTTTATCGGATTTCATCCGGACAG ACGAACGACTAAATGACATTGTTGGGAGTGCATATTATGTTGCACCAGAGGTACTTCACAGGTCATATAGTGTGGAAGCAGATATATGGAGTATCGGTGTGATTACATATATCTTGTTATGTGGAAGTCGACCATTCTGGGCACGAACAGAATCTGGAATTTTCCGTTCAGTGCTCAGAGCTGATCCTAACTTCGAAGATTTACCTTGGCCTTCTGTGTCTGCGGAGGCCAAGGACTTTGTAAAGAGGCTCCTAAACAAGGACTATAGGAAAAGAATGACAGCCGTCCAAGCTCTAA CTCACCCTTGGTTGAGGGATGAAAACCGCGCCATCCCTCTCGATATATTAGTTTATAAACTAGTGAAGTCCTATATACACGCAACACCATTCAGACGTGCAGCATTAAAG GCTCTTTCAAAGGCTTTGACAGAAGACGAATTTCCCTATCTTAGAGCGCAATTCAAATTGTTGGAACCAAATCGAGACGGCCACGTATTACTCGACAATTTCAAAATG GCCCTTATACGCCATGCAACCGATGCCATGAGGGAGTCAAAGGTTCTTGATATTATACACGCG ATGGAACCACTTGCATACAGAAAGATGGACTTTGAAGAATTCTGTGCAGCTGCAGTTAGCATATATCAATTGGAATCACTTGAAAAGTGGGAAGATATTGCTTCCAATGCTTTTGAGCACTTTGAGAGAGAGGGTAACCGTGTAATTTCAGTTGAAGAATTAGCAAGA GAATTGAATCTAGGTCCTTCAGCTTATTCAGTTCTGAGAGATTGGATACGAAATAGTGATGGAAAGCTTAATTTACTTGGATATACAAAATTTTTGCATGGTGTCACTCCTCGTAGTTCAAACCCTAGACAACACCGTTAG
- the LOC112734157 gene encoding CDPK-related kinase 3 isoform X1 — protein sequence MGQCYGKTNPSPETDAAAIPSSDDLPPPSVTPSVKNTPARALLSPWRSPYPHGGGVTPSPARTATPRRIFRRPFPPPSPAKHIRASLAKRLGRGAVAARAKEGTIPEEGVAAAEEEEEVLDKRFGYGKNFGAKYEIGKEIGKGHFGHTCYARCKKGEFKDQAVAVKIISKSKMTTAIAIEDVRREVKILKALSGHKHLIKFHDAFEDANNVYIVMELCEGGELLDRILSRGGKYPEEDAKAIVLQILSVVAFCHLQGVVHRDLKPENFLFTSKSEDADMKLIDFGLSDFIRTDERLNDIVGSAYYVAPEVLHRSYSVEADIWSIGVITYILLCGSRPFWARTESGIFRSVLRADPNFEDLPWPSVSAEAKDFVKRLLNKDYRKRMTAVQALTHPWLRDENRAIPLDILVYKLVKSYIHATPFRRAALKALSKALTEDEFPYLRAQFKLLEPNRDGHVLLDNFKMALIRHATDAMRESKVLDIIHAMEPLAYRKMDFEEFCAAAVSIYQLESLEKWEDIASNAFEHFEREGNRVISVEELARELNLGPSAYSVLRDWIRNSDGKLNLLGYTKFLHGVTPRSSNPRQHR from the exons ATGGGGCAGTGCTACGGCAAGACTAATCCCTCGCCGGAAACTGACGCCGCCGCGATTCCCAGCTCCGACGACCTTCCTCCGCCGTCAGTCACGCCCTCGGTGAAGAACACTCCGGCGAGAGCTTTATTGTCGCCGTGGCGGAGCCCTTACCCTCACGGAGGTGGCGTGACACCGTCTCCGGCTAGGACAGCGACGCCGAGGAGGATTTTCCGGCGGCCTTTTCCACCTCCGTCTCCCGCGAAGCATATTCGTGCGTCGTTGGCGAAGCGACTGGGGCGAGGCGCGGTGGCGGCGAGGGCAAAGGAGGGGACTATACCGGAGGAGGGAGTGGCGGCggcggaggaagaggaggaggtgcTGGATAAGAGGTTTGGATATGGAAAGAATTTTGGTGCAAAGTATGAGATTGGGAAGGAAATTGGGAAAGGGCATTTTGGTCATACTTGTTATGCAAGGTGTAAGAAAGGTGAATTCAAGGACCAAGCTGTAGCAGTTAAAATCATTTCCAAGTCTAAG ATGACGACGGCGATAGCAATAGAAGATGTTCGGAGAGAGGTGAAGATCTTAAAAGCTCTATCTGGCCATAAGCATCTGATCAAATTTCATGATGCTTTTGAGGATGCCAACAATGTGTACATAGTAATGGA ATTGTGTGAAGGCGGGGAGCTTCTTGACAGGATTTTGTCAAG GGGAGGAAAGTATCCGGAGGAGGATGCCAAAGCTATAGTTTTGCAGATTCTAAGCGTAGTTGCTTTTTGTCATCTTCAGGGCGTCGTGCACCGTGACCTAAAACCGGAG AATTTCCTCTTTACTTCAAAAAGTGAAGATGCTGATATGAAGCTTATCGATTTCGGTTTATCGGATTTCATCCGGACAG ACGAACGACTAAATGACATTGTTGGGAGTGCATATTATGTTGCACCAGAGGTACTTCACAGGTCATATAGTGTGGAAGCAGATATATGGAGTATCGGTGTGATTACATATATCTTGTTATGTGGAAGTCGACCATTCTGGGCACGAACAGAATCTGGAATTTTCCGTTCAGTGCTCAGAGCTGATCCTAACTTCGAAGATTTACCTTGGCCTTCTGTGTCTGCGGAGGCCAAGGACTTTGTAAAGAGGCTCCTAAACAAGGACTATAGGAAAAGAATGACAGCCGTCCAAGCTCTAA CTCACCCTTGGTTGAGGGATGAAAACCGCGCCATCCCTCTCGATATATTAGTTTATAAACTAGTGAAGTCCTATATACACGCAACACCATTCAGACGTGCAGCATTAAAG GCTCTTTCAAAGGCTTTGACAGAAGACGAATTTCCCTATCTTAGAGCGCAATTCAAATTGTTGGAACCAAATCGAGACGGCCACGTATTACTCGACAATTTCAAAATG GCCCTTATACGCCATGCAACCGATGCCATGAGGGAGTCAAAGGTTCTTGATATTATACACGCG ATGGAACCACTTGCATACAGAAAGATGGACTTTGAAGAATTCTGTGCAGCTGCAGTTAGCATATATCAATTGGAATCACTTGAAAAGTGGGAAGATATTGCTTCCAATGCTTTTGAGCACTTTGAGAGAGAGGGTAACCGTGTAATTTCAGTTGAAGAATTAGCAAGA GAATTGAATCTAGGTCCTTCAGCTTATTCAGTTCTGAGAGATTGGATACGAAATAGTGATGGAAAGCTTAATTTACTTGGATATACAAAATTTTTGCATGGTGTCACTCCTCGTAGTTCAAACCCTAGACAACACCGTTAG